A genomic stretch from Plasmodium brasilianum strain Bolivian I chromosome 9, whole genome shotgun sequence includes:
- a CDS encoding alpha/beta hydrolase fold domain containing protein — translation MFNVSNSNMQDKLRTALSTRDCSSEFGECAIVADTEKEYVKQYKTTRERKLAFFILGLLSICGLRSFLVGKMAFCPPKLIGYEVQDNKFIYVNPFSDFDMNALLEQNNIGVDYKTITDGSNEVASLMIYKKPLDLNKQTILFSHGNNTDMGYMFPSYLNIVFQSDVNVVAYDYSGYGHSNKTPSETNIYKNIKMVYDYITKEKKINPLNIILYGYSIGTCSSSYLMSLKNIKVGGCILHSPLASGIKLLFPFQKKNLPWLDVFKNSERLKKVSLLPVYIMHGKRDKDIPYYHSVILLDTLKKNFLKQKKRKKTSSNCRADDIDELSLIKFWGVENSDHHDIEIRNATDFYRNLRDFLMLCKRYNQTRSLTQQAI, via the exons aTGTTCAACGTATCAAATAGTAACATGCAGGATAAACTGAGGACTGCGTTGAGTACTAGGGATTGCAGTAGTGAATTTGGTGAGTGTGCTATAGTTGCTGATACAGAAAAAGAGTATGTTAAGCAATATAAAACCACTAGGGAAAGAAAATTAGCCTTCTTTATCCTTGGCCTTTTAAGTATATG CGGATTGAGATCGTTTCTAGTGGGGAAGATGGCGTTTTGCCCACCGAAGTTAATCGGGTATGAAGTACAAGATAACAAGTTTATTTACGTAAATCCGTTCAGTGATTTTGATATGAATGCGTTGTTAGAGCAAAACAATATAGGAGTAGATTACAAAACAATAACTGATGGTTCGAATGAAGTAGCATCtctaatgatatataaaaaaccaTTAGATTTAAATAAGCAAACAATACTATTTTCTCATGGAAATAATACAGATATGGGTTATATGTTCCCTTCGTATTTAAATATAGTATTTCAATCAGATGTTAATGTGGTTGCATATGATTATAGTGGATATGGTCATAGTAATAAGACACCTAGtgaaacaaatatttataagaatataaaaatggtgtatgattatataacaaaagaaaagaaaatcaatccgttaaatattatattatatggaTATAGTATAGGTACATGTAGTAGTAGTTATTTGAtgagtttaaaaaatataaaagttgGTGGATGTATTCTGCATTCTCCTCTTGCAAGTGGaatcaaattattatttccatttcaaaaaaaaaacttaccATGGTTAgatgtatttaaaaattcagaGCGGCTTAAAAAAGTATCACTTCTACCAGTTTATATTATGCATGGAAAGAGAGATAAAGATATTCCTTATTATCATTCTGTCATTTTATTAGataccttaaaaaaaaattttctaaaacaaaagaagaggaagaaaacTTCGTCCAATTGCAGAGCGGATGATATTGATGAATTGTCATTAATAAAGTTTTGGGGAGTTGAAAATTCAGATCATCATGATATTGAAATTAGGAATGCTACTGATTTTTATCGGAACCTGAGGGACTTTCTAATGCTTTGTAAGAGGTACAACCAAACGCGATCCCTAACCCAACAAGCCATCTAA
- a CDS encoding tRNA nucleotidyltransferase, whose protein sequence is MNCFGIILLLFLLLITAAIRRKEKNGSSLFNKKRNCFMLFSLFFFRKNSSDNENMIFKKIKFIHSANKILYINVKHRINYKVKGTSSKYAVTHSSRGNSVSGSSSSSSSSKSRSSSKSRSSSSSRSSNSSSRSSSSSRSSSSSRSSSSSRSSSSSSSSRSSSSSRISSRISSRISSRISSSRRSSGRRSSCSSAGNSFREHCYHNTYCTCVNTKMIESEYLSYLKNYIVDEEELIRVQSNGKGVHGNEENNYKEVDEIEKMISNTIRKNEKELFDFLNSVNEKYNLKSTLRVVGGWVRDKYLKISNDDIDITVDNMKGSDFCNYIKEYIKEKENKNFNFGIIKINSDQSKHLETSSFNLFNFQVDIVNLRSEKYSEDSRIPEIAIGTPEEDALRRDFTINSLFYNLDNKRVEDFTKKGIFHLKNKIICTPLNALTTFLDDPLRVIRCIRFCGYFNLYIEKNIFNVLKNEDIKKSFNKKISKSRLSLEILKIFSSKCKNIILSLALLNYSSYSSQIFKLPPEYFIKNEEAFEKVKNWDKINRGSIIHSAGSGRDGGNGINIISNGGSGNSSFNSCPTGMNKKINVGLADAGTYRNVLQNDHLIGEKTMYDDMSNSKRSNNNEEQLLLFGLQNKVNGISKKMRINKLGNLTNKTADRLDNEGVEKKRCDEARWQFQGLNYIKFFKDIEKNNLLKEIFFELNYKENLNYIHLCLFFLPLKNHFSYIKKKTKTEYVIEYIIRESLKFPLKYSKFCVHIFEGFMHIYNLYKNMNVHNFLKNCNHDKKNNLHSTGDIVLFLKNVGEKWDLLLFIFFIFHKYNEINKNYITCLSDDIFLSDFVKILYQYILTNGLQNAYNMKPFLKWPDIKHNFPQISNSRIGEVYEQIIRFTCIHGENEKDCIEFLKQYFKKTS, encoded by the exons ATGAACTGCTTCGGCATCATCCTGTTGTTGTTCCTTTTGCTAATAACTGCAGCCATTaggagaaaagaaaaaaatggttCATCGCTAttcaacaaaaaaagaaattgttttatgttattttcattatttttctttcggAAAAATAGTAgtgataatgaaaatatgatttttaaaaaaataaagttcaTTCATAGTGCGAACaaaattctttatataaatgtaaagcATAGAATTAACTACAAAGTTAAGGGGACAAGCAGCAAATACGCCGTTACGCATAGTAGCCGTGGAAATAGTGTTAGCggtagtagtagcagcagtagtagtagcaaaAGCAGAAGCAGTAGCAAAAGCAgaagcagtagtagtagcagaagcagtaatagcagtagcagaagcagtagtagtagcagaagcagtagtagtagcagaagcagtagtagtagcagaagcagtagtagcagtagcagtagcagaagcagtagtagtagcagaATCAGTAGCAGAATCAGTAGCAGAATCAGTAGCAGAATCAGTAGTAGTAGACGCAGTAGTGGTAGACGCAGCAGTTGTAGTAGCGCCGGTAATTCATTCCGTGAGCATTGTTACCATAACACGTACTGCACCTGTGTGAATACAAAAATGATCGAAAGCGAGTACTTGAGTTAcctgaaaaattatattgtgGACGAAGAAGAGCTGATACGCGTGCAATCGAATGGCAAAGGTGTGCATGGAAATGAAGAGAACAATTATAAGGAGGTAGATGAAATTGAAAAGATGATTAGCAACAcgataagaaaaaatgaaaaggagcTGTTTGATTTTTTGAATAGTgtcaatgaaaaatataatttgaaaaGTACTCTGAGGGTTGTTGGTGGATGGGTAAGagacaaatatttaaaaattagtaaTGACGATATTGATATTACAGTGGATAATATGAAAGGGTCGGATTtctgtaattatataaaagaatatataaaagaaaaagaaaacaaaaattttaattttggaataataaaaataaattcagaTCAATCAAAACATTTAGAAACTTCAAgttttaatctttttaattttcaagTAGATATTGTAAACTTAAGGAGTGAAAAATATTCAGAGGATAGTAGGATCCCAGAGATTGCTATTGGCACACCAGAAGAAGATGCACTAAGGAGGGACTTTACaattaattctttattttataatttagaTAACAAAAGAGTAGAAGATTTTACTAAAAAAGggatatttcatttaaaaaataaaattatttgtacCCCGTTAAATGCGTTAACGACATTTCTTGATGACCCATTAAGAGTTATTAGATGTATAAGATTCTGTggttattttaatttgtatatagaaaaaaatatttttaatgttttaaaaaatgaagacaTCAAAAAAtcgtttaataaaaaaatttcaaaaagtaGACTTTCTTtggaaatattgaaaatattttcttcaaaatgtaaaaatattattctctCTTTAGCCTTATTGAATTATAGTTCTTATTCATCTCAAATTTTTAAGTTACCACCAgagtattttattaaaaatgaggAGGCGTTTGAAAAGGTTAAGAATTGGGACAAGATAAATCGAGGGAGCATCATCCATTCGGCTGGTAGTGGTCGTGATGGCGGAAATGGTATTAACATCATCAGCAATGGTGGTAGTGGTAATAGTAGCTTTAACAGTTGCCCAACGggtatgaataaaaaaattaacgttGGATTAGCTGACGCTGGAACGTATAGGAATGTTTTACAGAATGACCATCTCATTGGAGAAAAGACGATGTATGATGATATGAGTAATTCGAAGAGGagcaataataatgaagaacAACTTCTCCTTTTTGGATTGCAAAATAAGGTAAATGGTATTTCCAAAAAAATGCGTATTAACAAGTTAGGCAATTTAACAAACAAAACAGCGGATAGACTTGATAATGAAGgagtggaaaaaaaaaggtgcgATGAAGCCAGGTGGCAATTTCAAGgcttaaattatataaaattttttaaagacattgaaaagaataatttgttaaaagAGATATTCTTTGAGctaaattataaagaaaatttaaattatatacactTATGCTTATTCTTTTTGCctttaaaaaatcatttttcgtacataaaaaaaaaaacgaaaacaGAGTATGTAATTGAGTATATAATTCGTGAATCATTAAAATTCCCTTTAAAATATTCGAAATtttgtgtacatatttttgaaggatttatgcatatatataatttatataaaaatatgaacgttcataattttttgaaaaattgtaatcatgataaaaaaaataatctacATAGCACAGGTGatattgttttgtttttaaaaaatgttggGGAAAAATGGGATTTGTTactattcattttttttatatttcataaatataatgaaataaataaaaattatataacttGTTTATCAGATGATATTTTTCTCTCagattttgttaaaatattatatcaatatattttaacgaACGGCTTACAAAATGCCTATAATATGAAACCCTTTTTAAAATGGCCAGACATTAAGCACAACTTTCCGCAAATTTCCAACTCTCGAATTGGCGAGGTCTACGAGCAGATA ATTCGATTTACGTGTATCCACggggaaaatgaaaaagactGCATAGAATTTTTGaaacaatattttaagaaaacaTCCTAA
- a CDS encoding phosphoglycerate mutase translates to MTTYTLVLLRHGESTWNKENKFTGWTDVPLSEEGEQEAVAAGKYLKEKNFQFDVVYTSVLKRAITTAWKVLKTSDLLHVPVIKTWRLNERHYGSLQGLNKSETAKKYGEEQVKIWRRSYDIPPPKLDKEDSRWPGHNAVYKNVPKDALPFTECLKDTVERVLPFWFDHIAPDILSNKKVLVAAHGNSLRGLVKHLDNMSEAEVLELNIPTGVPLVYELDENLKPIKHYYLLDSEALKKKMDEVANQGKAK, encoded by the exons atgacGACATACACTTTAGTTCTTTTAAGACATG GTGAGAGCACATGGAATAAGGAAAACAAATTCACCGGTTGGACTGATGTTCCTTTGAGTGAAGAGGGAGAACAAGAAGCagt AGCTGCAGGAAAGTACTTGAAAGAGAAAAACTTCCAATTTGACGTAGTTTACACTTCAGTATTGAAAAGAGCCATTACGACAGCATGGAAAGTTTTAAAAACTTCTGACCTCTTACATGTACCAGTCATAAAAACATGGAGATTAAATGAGAGGCATTATGGATCATTGCAAGGCTTAAATAAATCTGAAACAGCCAAAAAATATGGAGAAGAACAAGTCAAAATATGGAGAAGATCATATGACATCCCACCACCAAAATTAGATAAAGAAGATAGTAGATGGCCAGGCCACAATGctgtttataaaaatgtaccaAAAGATGCTTTACCTTTTACGGAATGCTTAAAAGATACAGTTGAAAGAGTTTTACCCTTTTGGTTTGATCATATTGCACCAGatattttatcaaataaaaaagttctTGTTGCTGCACACGGAAATAGCTTAAGAGGATTAGTAAAGCATTTAGATAATATGAGTGAAGCAGAAGTATTGGAGCTTAACATACCTACAGGTGTGCCATTAGTTTATGAGTTAGATGAAAACTTAAAACCAATCAAACATTACTACTTATTAGACAGTgaagcattaaaaaaaaaaatggatgaaGTTGCCAACCAAGGAAAGGCAAAGTGA